The window GCGTTCACGGGCGGCGGCTCGGGCGGCGCGACCGCCATGTTCTCGATCACGCTCACGAGCGACGCCGACCCCGCCGCCACGCAGGACGCCATCCGCAGCGAACTCGACGGCCGCGACGACGTCGGGGACATCTCCATCAGCGGCGACTCGAGCGGTCTCTCGGGCGACCTCACGGTCGACGTCCGGGCGCCCACGACCGAGACGCTGCGCGACGCGACCGCACTCGTGGCGGACGCGATGCGGTCGACCGCCGGGATCGTCGAGGTCACGAGCAGCGTCGAGCAGTCCCGGCCCTACGTGCAGCTCGAGATCGACCAGGAGGCCGCGGCACGCGCCGGCCTGTCGGAGGTCGCCATCGGCGGGATCGTCGCGCAGCGCATGCAGCCGATCGACGTGGGCGACATCGCGATCGACGGCAGCACGGTCACCGTGTTCGTCCTCGGCGAGGAGCCCCCGCAGAACCTCGACGAGCTGCGCGCGCTGCCCATCCCCACCGCGACGGGAATCCAGCCGCTGTCGAACTTCGCCACGGTGGAGATCACCGACGGTCCCGTCGCGATCACGTCACAGGGCGGCACGCCGACGGCCTCCGTCACGGTCGTGCCCTCCGACGACAACCTCTCGGCGACGAACGAGGCGATCGAGGCGCAACTGGCGGGCCTCGCGCTCCCGGCGGGCGCGAGCGCGGAGCTCGGCGGCCTCAGCGCCGACCAGGCCGACGCGTTCTCGCAACTCGGGCTCGCGCTGCTCGCGGCGATCCTCATCGTCTACATCGTCATGGTCGCGACGTTCAAGAGCCTGTTGCAGCCGCTCCTGCTGCTCGTCTCGGTGCCGTTCGCGGCGACGGGTGGCGTGCTGCTCCAGCTCGCGACCGGCGTGCCGCTCGGCGTCGCGTCGCTCATCGGCGTGCTCATGCTCATCGGTGTGGTCGTGACGAACGCGATCGTGCTCGTCGATCTCGTGAACCAGTTCCGTGCGCGTGGGTACAGCGTCGACGAGGCGCTCCTCCAGGGCGGTTCCCGACGCGTCCGGCCGATCCTCATGACCTCGCTCGCGACGATCCTCGCGCTCACGCCGATGGGACTCGGCGTGACGGGACACTCCGGCTTCATCTCGCAGCCCCTCGCGATCATCGTGATCGGTGGGCTCCTGTCCTCGACGGTCCTGACGCTGCTCGTGCTGCCGGCGCTCTACCGTGCCGTCGAGGGGCCGATCGAGCGCGCCCGGCAGCGGCGCGCGGCGAAGGCCGAGGCGCAGCTGCGGGCGGCGGGCATCGACTGACGCCGTCGCCGCCCGTTCAGCGGCGCGTGGGGCTCTGCCAGCGGCCGTCCGCCCGCCCGCGGAGGCTGAGCACCGCGGCCTGCAGGCACAGGACCGCGTCGAGCCACCGGACGGCGGGCAGCAGGAGCACCCAGCGCAGGAACTGCGGCCGGTGGTCGATCGAGAACGCGACGATCGTCACGAACAGGTCGGCCGCGAAATAGCCGAGCAGCAGGCCGAGCGCGGGCACCGTCGCGGCGAACGACTCGAGCGGTGAGGGGCCGTGCACGGCCTCGAAGCCGACGACGAGCGAGAGCAGGATGAGCGCCGGCATCGCGACGATGACGAGCGACGTGAACGTGAGTTCGACGATATAGAGGGAGAGGAAGGCCCGGAATCGCAGCGGCAGGCTCGCGTGTCGCTTGAGCGTCTGCCAGAAGCCGAGGCTCCAGCGGCGGACCTGCTTCGTGTACGCGGGGAGGGAGTCCGGATCCTGCGTGTAGGCACGTGCCGCCCGAGGATCGAACGCGATCGTGCCGAGTTCCTTCGCCTGCACCTCGAACGTCATGTTGAAGTCCTCGATGACGAGCCCGGGCGCGGCGATGTCGACCTGCGAGAGGATCCGCGTGCGGTACATCGACGCGAACCCAGGCACGATGTTGACGGCGTTCGCGAACCGTGACGCCTGCCCGAACTTCATGAGGAACTGCATCACGAGGTACATGCGCTCGCGGTGCGTGACGAGCAGCTCGCCGAGCCACGACGACGGGCCCGGATCCCACGCCGTGCGCGCGGTGCCCGCGACGGCCACGACCTCGTCGCGGGCGAAGAGCGGCAGCCCCGTGTCGAGGTAGTCGGGGGACAGGACGGTGTCGGCGTCGAGCAGCATGACGACCTCGAAGCGGCTCGCGAGATCGAAGTGATCGATCGCGTACGAGAGCGCCCCCGCCTTCCCGCGGTTCGGCGTCACCTCGAGCACGTTCGCGCCGACCGCCCGGGCGATCGCCGCCGTCGCGTCGGTCGATCCGTCGGACGCGACGAACACGTTGCCGCGCGGAACGTGCTCGTGGGCCGAGCGCACGGTCCGTGCGATCCCGAGCTCCTCGTTGTGGGCGGCGACGAGGACGGCGACGTCCTCGCGCGTCGGGATCCGCGCGCGACGGCGCTCGCCGAGGCCCGAGAGTCGCCGCGGGACGCCCGTCACCCAGCGGACCACGGAACTCGTGACCCACAGGACGGAGTTCGCCGACACGAGGAGGATCAGTCCCCACACGACGAACGGGAGGACGTCGAACTGCACATCCGCAGTGTACTGACGCCCCGTGCGGCCCGTGCCATCGCACGTGCTCGCCGCGGGCCGTCGCCCCCGCTCCGCACTGTCACCCATTCGGGGGACGATCCCCAGACGTACATCTCCGGATGTACAGCACGTTCACAAGACGAACTAGTATTGCGAGCGTCGCTCGATTGCCGTGGGGGAAACGACGGCCGGCGACGTTCGTTGCCGCAGCGCCCAGACGCTGCACACTCAGGGGGGACTCATGTCCAGTACGTACACACTCACACTCGATGATGCGCCGGTCGACGGACCGGCCTGGAAGTACGACATCGCGATCGTCGGCATGGGCTACGTCGGCCTCCCGACGGCACTGGCCTTCAGCGCGGCCGGCGTCCGCGTGCTCGGCATCGACGCGAAGGCCGAGCGGCTCGACGCGATCCGCGCGGGCGACGTCGACCTCGTGCCGAGCGACCGCGCACGCCTCTACGAGACGAACCTCATGACGCCCGAGGAGCGGTGGCGGCTCTCGTCCGACGCCTCCGAGGCGTCGCAGGCCCGTGCCGTCATCGTGTGCGTCCCCACACCGATCGACGAGCACGCCGTGCCCGACCTGCGCGCGCTCCGCGGCGCGTGCGACGCGCTCGTCGACAACGCCCGGCCCGGCCAGGTGCTCATCCTCACCTCCACGTCCTACCCCGGCTGCACGCGCGACTTCCTCGTCGCGCCCCTCGCCGAGCGCGGGCTACGGGCCGGCGTCGACGTGCACGTCGCGTTCAGCCCGGAGCGCATCAACCCCGCCGACGAGACCTTCACCCACGAGGCCGTGCCGCGCGTCGTGGGCGGCAGCTCGGCGCGCTGCGCCGAGGAGGCCGCCGAGGTGCTC is drawn from Pseudoclavibacter chungangensis and contains these coding sequences:
- a CDS encoding glycosyltransferase family 2 protein encodes the protein MQFDVLPFVVWGLILLVSANSVLWVTSSVVRWVTGVPRRLSGLGERRRARIPTREDVAVLVAAHNEELGIARTVRSAHEHVPRGNVFVASDGSTDATAAIARAVGANVLEVTPNRGKAGALSYAIDHFDLASRFEVVMLLDADTVLSPDYLDTGLPLFARDEVVAVAGTARTAWDPGPSSWLGELLVTHRERMYLVMQFLMKFGQASRFANAVNIVPGFASMYRTRILSQVDIAAPGLVIEDFNMTFEVQAKELGTIAFDPRAARAYTQDPDSLPAYTKQVRRWSLGFWQTLKRHASLPLRFRAFLSLYIVELTFTSLVIVAMPALILLSLVVGFEAVHGPSPLESFAATVPALGLLLGYFAADLFVTIVAFSIDHRPQFLRWVLLLPAVRWLDAVLCLQAAVLSLRGRADGRWQSPTRR